The genomic DNA CGTGGAACGCACGCCGGCGGCCGATTCCGCCTCGATCTTGAACGGACCCACCATCGTCCATTCGACGGCAGGCGGCGGTGCCTCGGCCAGGGTCATGACGACGGTGACCTTGCTGCGCCCGTCCTCGCCGACCAGGCCGGGAATGCTGGAGGCCACCAGCCGGCGCACGCGCGGCGTGATCGCATCCTCGTCCAGCGGCATGCGGTATTTGATGAAGACGGCCGCGGACGAAGGCTGGATCGGTTCCCCCGGTGCGATCCGCTCCGGCAGCACCACGTGCACACGGGCCGAGACGACGTTGTCGAACTGCTGCAAGGTCGCCTCCAGTTCCTCCGACAGGCCGTGCAGGTAGCGGATCCGCTCCTCCATCGGCGACGAGATCATGCCCTGCTTCTTGAACACCTCGCCAAGGTTGGAGCGGTTGCGGCGCGGCAGCCCGGCCGCCTGCATGACGGCGGTGGCGCGCGGGATGTCCGCCTCCGCCACCTGCAGGCTGACGCCGGTCTTGTCCTGGTGCTTGGCGACGACGATGCCGGCCGTCGTCAGCGCCATCACGATCTCGTTGGCGTCGGTATCCTGCAGCGCCGCCTGCAGGGTGACGGTTTTACTGCAACCAGCCAGCAGCGCGGCCAAGAGCAGCAACAGTAGGGGACGAAGGACGGCATTCATGGCTATTGCAGCTTGGTGAGGGAGTCGACCGATGTGCTGGCCTTGGAAACGACCTTCGACACCGTCTGCACCCGCAGCTGGTAGTCGTTCAAGGCCAGCATGGCGCGCATCAGCTGCATCGAGTCGCCGCTGACGGTGGCCTTTTCCAGCAGGCGCGAGACGTTCTGCTGGTCTTTTTTCAGCTCGCCGGCCAGGCCGGCCGTGCGGCTGGCGATGACCTGGCCCAGCGAGGGCTCGCGCGGCGCGCCCGCTGGCGCGCTCAAAGCCTGCTGGCGCTCCAGGGCCTGGCGGAACTGGGCCGCGTCGGCGCTTTCCATCGTGTGGGTTTCCGTGGTGACGCGCACTTGCGTGCTCGTTCCCGGCTGCGGCACGGCCGGGGGATTGATTGCCGCTGCACTGACGTTCATCTGCGTTCTCCTGTTGGTCGGAGCCGAGGCTCCGTGGTGGGTGGCGGCCATGCGCCGCCGGGTTCCTTCAATACAGCCGTCCCTCGTATCCCAGGCAGAACTCGCCGCCGCAACCGAACGGGCTGGCCGGATCGCACTGCCCCGCCCTGCCGCAGCGGCGTTCGCACGCCTGGCGCGATGCCGGCCGCAAGGCCTGCAGGCGCTCGGCCGTGCCTGCGCCCGCCGAACGCAGCGCCGGCACCGTGGTTCCGGCCACCAGCGCCAGGTGGTGCGCGCGGTCGCCGGCGCCGATGATCGGCTCATGCTTGGGCGGCGCATCGCCCAGCCGGTCGTCGCCACTGGCGGGAGGCGGATCCATCTTGACGGGGATGCGCGGCGCCCTGACCGGCACCGGTGCCGACGCGCGCGGCGCAGCTGGCGCTGGCGCCGGTGGCAACTCAGCCTTCTTCATCATGACGCCGCCCCGGTCGCGCCGCGGTGACTGCCCGGCGGCTCACCCAGGCTTTCCAGCTCGGCCTCGCGCACGTCCGACGCCAGCAGCTGCTGCACCACGGCGTACACGTGCGCGACCGCTTCATAGCTGGCCTTCGGCACCGGCGTATCGGCCTTGCCGGTGGCGTACAGGGTGCGCGCCAGCCACACGTGCCGGATCACGGGGATGCCCAGCTCGCGGGCGCGCGCGATCATCGCGTGGGCGGTGGCGTCCTTGCCCTTGGCCAGTACCAGCGGCACCATGCCTTCGGCCGGGTCGTAGAACATCGCCACGGCAAAGTGGGTCGGATTGACGACGACCGCGTTGGCATCCTCCGTGCGCGCCACGGGCGCTTCGTTGGCCCACTGGCGCGCCAGCTGGCGGCGCTGGCCCTTGACCATCGGGTCGCCTTCCGACTCCTTGTACTCGCGCTTGATCTCTTCCATGTCCATCATCAGCTCCTTGCGATGAAAA from Pseudoduganella armeniaca includes the following:
- the sctJ gene encoding type III secretion system inner membrane ring lipoprotein SctJ — its product is MNAVLRPLLLLLLAALLAGCSKTVTLQAALQDTDANEIVMALTTAGIVVAKHQDKTGVSLQVAEADIPRATAVMQAAGLPRRNRSNLGEVFKKQGMISSPMEERIRYLHGLSEELEATLQQFDNVVSARVHVVLPERIAPGEPIQPSSAAVFIKYRMPLDEDAITPRVRRLVASSIPGLVGEDGRSKVTVVMTLAEAPPPAVEWTMVGPFKIEAESAAGVRSTLYGMAALLVLALGYVGFNLAKRHPAVARMLARRAAKRGGDAAAGAAG
- a CDS encoding EscI/YscI/HrpB family type III secretion system inner rod protein, producing MNVSAAAINPPAVPQPGTSTQVRVTTETHTMESADAAQFRQALERQQALSAPAGAPREPSLGQVIASRTAGLAGELKKDQQNVSRLLEKATVSGDSMQLMRAMLALNDYQLRVQTVSKVVSKASTSVDSLTKLQ